A genomic window from Denticeps clupeoides chromosome 11, fDenClu1.1, whole genome shotgun sequence includes:
- the LOC114799706 gene encoding zinc finger protein 525-like, which yields MQEESSSLGLAESHTEAVTQKSFKCPQCDKCFSQKGNLTRHQLMHTGEKPHKCPYCDKCFSQKVNLTNHQLVHTGEKPHKCPECDKCFSQKVNLTRHQLVHTGEKTHKCQECEKCFSQKLTLTYHQLLHTGEKPHKCPQCDKCFTRKVSLTNHQLVHTGKKPHKCPQCNKCFSQKLTLTYHQLLHTGEKPHKCPQCDKCFTRKVSLTNHQLVHTGKKPHKCPQCNKCFSQKVNLTYHQFVHTGEKSHKCPQCDKCFTRKVNLTRHQLVHTGKKPHKCPECDKCFSQKINLRKHQLVHTGEMPHKFPKCDVIFF from the coding sequence ATGCAAGAAGAAAGCTCAAGTCTTGGACTGGCTGAGAGCCATACAGAGGCTGTCACACAGAAGTCCTTCAAGTGTCCACAATGTGAtaagtgtttttcacaaaagggAAATCTTACAAGACACCAGTTAAtgcacactggtgagaagcctCACAAGTGCCCATATTGTGAtaagtgtttttcacaaaaggtAAATCTTACAAATCACCAGTTAgtgcacactggtgagaagccccACAAGTGCCCAGAATGTGAtaagtgtttttcacaaaaggtAAATCTTACAAGACACCAGTTAgtgcacactggtgagaagACCCACAAATGCCAAGAATGTGaaaagtgtttttcacaaaagcTAACTCTTACATATCACCAGCTATtgcacactggtgagaagccccACAAGTGTCCACAATGTGATAAGTGTTTTACACGAAAAGTAAGTCTTACAAATCACCAGTTAGTGCACACTGGCAAGAAGCCTCACAAGTGCCCACAATGTAAtaagtgtttttcacaaaagcTAACTCTTACATATCACCAGCTATtgcacactggtgagaagccccACAAGTGTCCACAATGTGATAAGTGTTTTACACGAAAAGTAAGTCTTACAAATCACCAGTTAGTGCACACTGGCAAGAAGCCTCACAAGTGCCCACAATGTAAtaagtgtttttcacaaaaggtTAATCTTACATATCACCAGTTTgtgcacactggtgagaagAGCCACAAGTGTCCACAATGTGATAAGTGTTTTACACGAAAAGTAAATCTTACAAGACACCAGTTAGTGCACACTGGTAAGAAGCCTCACAAGTGCCCAGAATGTGAtaagtgtttttcacaaaagatAAACCTTAGAAAACACCAGTTAGTGCACACTGGTGAGATGCCCCACAAGTTCCCAAAATgtgatgttatttttttttaa
- the LOC114799707 gene encoding zinc finger protein 708-like yields the protein MQEESSSLGHAESHTEAVTQKSFKCPQCDKCFSQKGNLTRHQLMHTGEKPHKCPYCDKCFSQKVNLTNHQLVHTGEKPHKCPECDKCFSQKVNLTRHQLVHTGEKTHKCQECEKCFSQKLTLTYHQLLHTGEKPHKCPQCDKCFTRKVSLTNHQLVHTGKKPHKCPQCNKCFSQKLTLTYHQLLHTGEKPHKCPQCDKCFTRKVSLTNHQLVHTGKKPHKCPQCNKCFSQKVNLTYHQFVHTGEKSHKCPQCDKCFTRKVNLTRHQLVHTGEKPHKCPECDKCFSQKINLRKHQLVHTGPEKPYQCPQCNKCFSQKDLSRDVLV from the exons ATGCAAGAAGAAAGCTCAAGTCTTGGACATGCTGAGAGCCATACAGAGGCTGTCACACAGAAGTCCTTCAAGTGTCCACAATGTGAtaagtgtttttcacaaaagggAAATCTTACAAGACACCAGTTAAtgcacactggtgagaagcctCACAAGTGCCCATATTGTGAtaagtgtttttcacaaaaggtAAATCTTACAAATCACCAGTTAgtgcacactggtgagaagccccACAAGTGCCCAGAATGTGAtaagtgtttttcacaaaaggtAAATCTTACAAGACACCAGTTAGTGCACACCGGTGAGAAGACCCACAAATGCCAAGAATGTGaaaagtgtttttcacaaaagcTAACTCTTACATATCACCAGCTATtgcacactggtgagaagccccACAAGTGTCCACAATGTGATAAGTGTTTTACACGAAAAGTAAGTCTTACAAATCACCAGTTAGTGCACACTGGCAAGAAGCCTCACAAGTGCCCACAATGTAAtaagtgtttttcacaaaagcTAACTCTTACATATCACCAGCTATtgcacactggtgagaagccccACAAGTGTCCACAATGTGATAAGTGTTTTACACGAAAAGTAAGTCTTACAAATCACCAGTTAGTGCACACTGGCAAGAAGCCTCACAAGTGCCCACAATGTAAtaagtgtttttcacaaaaggtTAATCTTACATATCACCAGTTTgtgcacactggtgagaagAGCCACAAGTGTCCACAATGTGATAAGTGTTTTACACGAAAAGTAAATCTTACAAGACACCAGTTAgtgcacactggtgagaagcctCACAAGTGCCCAGAATGTGAtaagtgtttttcacaaaagatAAACCTTAGAAAACACCAGTTAGTGCACACTG GTCCTGAGAAGCCATATCAGTGCCCACAATGTAAtaagtgtttttcacaaaag GACCTCAGCAGAGACGTTCTTGTTTAA